GCGCATCGCCTGATGGGCGTTGGACACTTCCGCGAGGCGCAGGGCCGTCGGCGGGACCTGCCGGGCCGGCGCCGCGCCTCGGCCTGCACGGACGCGCGAGCCCGGTCGAGGGCGTAGGTCGCGATCCCGTACCAGACGCTGCTCCAGAGCAGGTGCGACGAGGCCAGCATCGATTGGGCGGCAATCTCCGCGAACGGCTTCGGCAGGATCTGCTCGACGGGAATGTCCCGGGCTTCCAGGCGGAAGCCCTCGCTGCAGGTCCCGCGCATGCCGAGCGTGTCCCACGCCCCGGTGCGCGTCAGCGCGATCTGGTCGGCGAAAAGCGCCACGAGCACCTGATCCGACGTCGCCGCCTCCGGGTTGCGCCGGGCCGTGGCGAGGATCAGGTCGGCCTGGGCCCCGTAGGAGATGACCGAGGCATCCTTGCCGAGCGCGAACACCTCGCCGGTCGTCTCGACCGCACAGAGGCTGTTGCGCAGGTCACCGCCGATGCCGGCCTCGGTGGTCGAGGAGGCGACGAGCAGCTGCTCGCGCGCGATCCGCTCCATCAGGCGGCAGTGCCACGCGCTGTCGAGCCCGTGGGTGACGAGGCTCGACACCTTGATGTGGTGCATGGCGAAGACCATCGCGGCCGCGCTGCAGGCTTGGCCGAGCATGCTGCAGAGCTCGGCGATCTGCGTGAGCCCTGCGCCTTCACCACCGAACTGTCCCGGAATCTGAAGACCCAGAAGGCGCTCGGCCTTCAGGGCAGCGACCGCCTCCGCGGGGAAGCGGCCTTCGCGATCGACAGCGTCGGCGTGGCGTGCTGCCACCGCCGCCGCCCGCTCGGCACGCGCGGCCAGGGTGCTCATGCGGCTTCCCGATTGATCAGGGTGGCAACGGCGTCGCGGATCGACCGGATCGCCGAGAACGACTTGCGGTTCAGGAGCGCATCGGGGAACTCGACCTCGAACCGCTCCTCGAGGGCCAGCATCAGCTGCACCGAGCCGAACGAGTCGAGCCCCATATCGAACAGGCTGTCGTCCTCGGAGAGCTGATCGGCCCGTCCGGCGAAAGCTTCGGTGGACCCGAGAATCTCGCGAATGTCTTGGGTGATGTTCAAGGCGGATCTCCGTGCTTCGATTTAGGACACACTATTGATTAGAATCTATCGACGTCAAATAAGCCGTTTGTTAATAGTAAATATGAACCCCCTCACCGGAGCAGGAAATCGTGTCGGAGGCTGCAGGCCGGGGCAATGTCGCGCGAACCATGTTCA
This window of the Methylobacterium tardum genome carries:
- a CDS encoding acyl carrier protein, yielding MNITQDIREILGSTEAFAGRADQLSEDDSLFDMGLDSFGSVQLMLALEERFEVEFPDALLNRKSFSAIRSIRDAVATLINREAA